In Besnoitia besnoiti strain Bb-Ger1 chromosome I, whole genome shotgun sequence, the genomic window TACGTCTGCGCAAGTATTGGGCCACCTGCCTTCGGTACTGAACATGAGGCTTGTTTCAGCTGTTCCCCGACTTTTGTTGGGGTCCCTTGTGAGAGCTCGAGAAGGCCGGTTCGATTTAGCGAGTAGTTTTTGAGACACGAGACGCTGCATGCGAGACGGAAACGTTCTGCGGAGGAAGGCACACGCTTTCAGGTCCGAGGTTTCTGCGTGTTTGTTCGAATTGGTTTTCAGGCGGGCGCACACCCGCGTGAAAATCAGCGGCTTTGCTCGTTAGTGTTCGCCCTCATCTTCCTCCTGGAAGTCTTTGTTAACTTCGATTGCGGCGCCGTTCCCGCCTCACTGTCACAAATCGCCGTCGACTTCCGCTTGTCTACAACGTGGCAGGGTGAGAGCAGAATGCTTCTACTTCCTTAAGGAGGCGGTAGCGTACCTGCTACCCTCAGGGTACCGCCCCATCGCCACAATCGGTTGTTTCTGCAGCTGTGCGGGCCTCTCCGGTTTTCCTCTCTGAGATGCACTCAGGAGTGTGCCGGGGGCCACCCGCAGTAGAAGAAATTATGCGGCACCACTGGTAGCCTGTAGGGCTCGCGCGCAATGAAATGCTTTCAGCCCCAGTCGGAATTATTTGCATAGGCATATGTGTGCATACGTCCACGAGTTTATGGATGCGCCGCACACTTAGCGGGTGCTGCGCATGCTGTGCGATAGGAAAAAAAAGGACGGCGGGTTGCTGCGAGTCCAGTGTATCGCAATCAGCCTTAAAGATGCATCCCTGAGCTCACGAACCAAGCTCAATGAGAGAGCGCAGGTCGGAATCCTCATATCAGAGCGTCTCTTTTCTTTGTCGTCTTTCCTCCTGTATTGTCGCGTACGTAGggctcgtcggcgccctgCCTTATGTGGGACTGACTCTAGCGTCGCCTTGCGTtgggcgccttctcgccgtctaCCACCCGAAGCTTGTGATCATTTCCACCATGGCGCTCAACGTCGTCGCGATGCTTCTTCTGATCGTCACCTATGCTCTGCCGTCTTCGATGCACTCCTTGCCGGCGGACGCAACGCATTCTCCTTCCGAAGACGAGGCATCTTCTACGTTGACTACAGTCCTGGAtgtggcggcctcgccgagtAGTGGCGAAGAGGGTAGTCGCTATTTGTTTTCCTCCCtgccttcttttccttctttcaATGTCCATGACCTCTCACCGTCTGCTTggcttctcctctccagtCGCTTCTTCGTGGGCCTGACGCAAGCCGCCTTCGTCATCTACGCCCCCGTGTGGGTAGACGAATTCGCCCCGCCGCAGTATGCGGCCCTCTGGATGGGGATCGTTCAAGGAGCAGCTGTGGTCGGAGTCACGGTGAGTGGAACCTGtaacgcatgcatgcgtccGTCCCACTGGAGGGCTGATCTGTGGGCAGGTGGTAGCGGAAGCAAAGAGGTGCATCCGGctccgacgcggcgcggaagcgagacGGGTGTGCCCTGCAGGTCGCCCCACCGAGGGCAGCACATGCAGACGCCGTGCAAGCGAGTGTAGGGGTCGTGGCTGAGACGAGGCTTCCTGTGTGCCTGCCTGGGCTTTCCGCACCCGCAGATTGGCTACCTGGTCACAGCCTTCTTGTGCATTTACTTGCTTCTGGACTGGCGGTGGGCGTTCCTGCTGCAAGCGGTGGTCGTCCTCGCCCTTGTGGCAGCCATCTGGGAGTTGCCCTCGGAGTCGATCGACGCGAGCTCAAAGCTGCACGCGGCTGagcaagacgaagacgaggacaaCGAActgggcgaggcggagtTGGTGGCGGGGGCCCTGACGGCCCGCGAGGATGAAGCGAGTGCCGCATCTCCGCGGCTGAAGAGCGTCGTcgcgagcggccgcagcccagacgcagcccgcgaggcctcgcggtcggcggcgcttcgacaggctgctgccgctgcggcgagcgagagctgcgccgcccgcgagctcACTCCTCAGTTCCCGCTAGGCGGCTACCACGCCCAGCCCACGCACGAGCTGAGCTAcactgcggaggcggatgTCGACTGGATGCACGATAGCGATGATGAGCAAGAATCGTATCGCGGaagctccggcggcgcggaaaagAAAACTGCTTTTGTCGGCGAgcggagcggcggccgctctgCGGGCGTGCCCGGCTCATCCTCACGAAGAGACCGTCTGCGGACTGGCGACGCTCTAGGGAGGAACTCTCGGAGCGCGACGGGTGGTAAAGGCCAGTTGGGCAACGCCGCAAGGACTCTCTGCAGTAGTGGGGGCGGCACCGCATACTCTGAACTGGAGCTGCCGCAGGGGATGGCAGCGATTTACGCTCAACACGGAAGCAACGACGCCGCCAAACAGCGCTTCGGTGCCATCCGGCCCTCGGGAGTCAGCACCTGCGAGGATTTGCGGCACAGCGGCTCAATCAGAGTTCTCATGGTAGCGGAGCAGGATGCTTTGAGAGACCGTGACGACGCCGGGCGCTCACCCAGGTCTACTGAGGCGAGAGCCAGTCAACGGACAAAACGAAACCGACCAGCGGGGAAGGCCTTGACAACATGGGCCATGATGAAGCGACTTGCCAGGTACGAAGTCCTTGTCTGATAAATCCTTCGCGCCGTTACGGCGTATTGGGCCGGGGGAGGGTGTTAGATGCTTCAGACTGAACGTCGTAAATCTGCGATGCGGGCTATCCTGTGCGGGATCACCGACATCGGAAGTAGTGGTTCAGCCGGTGGAGCCGCACCTATGTTGCTGGCGTGTGCGTGAGGGCGTGTTTCGAGCGTTGGCCTCCCTACTGTTGGCTGTGGGTCCGCAGCTTGTCGAACGTTCATGCTCGGTGCCTGTATACGCGCAAACCcgtgcgtcttcctcttttaTCCCTTCAGCAATCCGCTTTATATTCTGCCGGTCTTCACCCTGTCTGCGCTTCTTTTCGTGGTCACCGGAGTCCAGTTCTGGGGGACGGTGCACCTTACCTCGAACCTGCAGTTGGCGCCATCCATTGCCATGCTGGCattcgcggccgtcgcggccagcgcgccgacggccggCGTGATTGGCGGAGGCATCATGGTCGACAGACTTGGAGGCTACAAGACAATTGATGCTAAGGTGAAGACGCTCCACGCTTGCCtagccgctgcggccgcggcagtgTTTTTTGGTAAGCCGCCATCGCTGTATCCTGGAGCGAAGTGCAGCGCCAGTCGAGATCTCAgggcaggaggcgctgggTGGGAGACGAGAGCCAAGCCAAACAACTGTGAGAAAGTCGAGGCTCTTAGGAGGGTTTGGGGGTGTGTCGCCTACCTTGCTGGTCAGACACTTAAAGAACTCGGCCGCCGGTCCGCCACAACACAACTATAGATCTGTCGGTTTCTCGTGGTTTCCTAAGACAGTGCATCTAAGCAGAAGTTGAAGGACTGTAACGGAAGCACGTTATTTTTAAAGGCATAGCCCTAGATAGCGGTTGCGGGCAACTGCATAGCAGCGCCGTCTCGCTGTCCAAGGGCGGGCTTAGCACACGATtttcggcggcgggcggccgtCCAGAGGGCGGGGGGCCGCAGTGGCCTTCTCAAAGGTCACCACATCTCGCATCTTGTGCCTGCGTGTCTTGTGTGTGTCGCAGGTTTCATGGGCGCGATGACGACGGATGCCCTGACCTTCGTTCTCTCACTGTGGTTTCTGCTCTGCTTCGGAGCGGCGCTGTTGCCGCCCCTCACTGGTCTACAAATCGCCTCTGTCGACACTGCGCTGCGGACTTTCGCGAGCGGATTATCCATGTTCACCTACAACATCTGTGGCTATGCTCTAGGTGAGTGGATGGGTGGTGCTCGGACGtcctgttttcttttctggAAGCCTTGTAGATGCCTCCTGATAAAGCAGGGGACTGCACTTCCTTGGCCTAGTGGAGCACTGATCGGACTGCGGACAGCGGCATGTAAAACAGACGTCGCATACGAAATTTTTGATTCTTTCTTCGCTTACGAACTTCGGAAGCCGCGCGTGTGCTCGGCAGCGTGTAGCACGCGGCAGCGTCTCAGCAAAGAAGCACCGACACAACAATGGCGGGCAAGAGGCCGCTACAAGAGGCGGTCGCTTCTGCCGGGCGACGGTATTTTTAGGACCGCGCATTGTGGCTCGCTTTTTTGCCGTTGTGACCTCAAGATTACCCGAGGAGGCGTGTAAACGTGAAGGGCTTCGACCGTGCCGTGAGAGGAGGCCTGACGCCTTGTGCCCTGCTGTCCACCACGCTTTGAGTGTAGGAGCACTGCACTACGCATCTGCACGATTCtggctttcctcttctctgctttgCAGGCACGTTTCTTCCCGGCGCTGTGATGGACTTCGCCCAGCAAGGAGACGTCGTCGGCATGAGGGTAAGCGCTGCGGTGTTCTGTTTCCGCGGAATAGTGATGGTGCAGTGATGCTCACAGTTTGCTCAGCCGCTTGAAGGCGTGACTCCCCGCCGGCCGGCTTCGCGAGCCGTGTGACCTTGCGTGTGTGGCCTATTCAACGCTTCCATGAGACACGCTGGTGGCGCGGCCGGCGTCTTTAAGCCTTGCCTCGTACCGAATTCGAGAGGGGTTGGGGGGTGGAGCCACATTTTAGCCGACAGAGCGTTTTCGGTTTGTATACcgcacatcatatgatgcATCGTTTTGTTTGCCTCGTCGGGCTTTACCATAAGTACCACTCGACGTGTGCCATCCCCGCTGAACAAGGTAGTGCCTGTAGTTGTGCTCCATGCTGTGGTAGACGAGGACAACAGAAGCGCGTGCGGTTTTACCGCTGAAGAGGTAcgcagcgcgtcgcagcAACGGTTGAGTAGGTTTGTGCTCTGTGTGCAGCTGATTCTCTTTTGGTCACTCTTTGGCCTTGTCGGCGTTTTGGTGACCACGCTGTTCGCCCGACGGATGCGTGAGCAGCTTCCGGTTGTGGGATCCTCTTCAGCGACTCCACATCaggaggcctctgcgacgccgactTTCGCTGTGTCCGGCATATCGAACGGGCGTGAAGATGTGTGAAAACGACATCGCCATCATAGTGTGACGGGTTATATGCCGTGGTGACACGCGCTCGATGAACTTCACATTCAAATGCGTGCCGGCGCAGGAAGCTGAGAAAGTGAAAACATGCTTTTTCGTTGTTTCGTCTGGTCTCAAGGAATAGCCGCGTGCGGGTGTTGCTGAACACGCAGCGTCGTTGTTCGCCCCTTTCTTGGGATTGCCTGCGGCACAAGCAGACGGGGGTCGAAGGCGTGCCGCCTGCCGCACGTCCCCTCTGGCGAACGCGCGAGAACTGCGAGCCCGCCACGCGCTTTGAGGGCACATGTCGACAGGGGGGTATGTTGGGCTCATGTGTCGACCACTTTACGCCGTTCGTACAGCTGCACAGGGTATAGTACTTTGGTCTTTTTCGGCTAGCATCTCCAGAAGCGGTCGTGGTCCATGTTCACGGGGATGGGGTTCCTCCACTGTGCAGCCAATTCGAGGAGCTTGACTGATACGGGATTTCATGTTATTCTCCAGGCAGACGAGCAGATGTGGGTCTTATCGTGTTCATCAAACACAGGTTCCGCCAAGAATGGTATTGTACACGGATAGAACGCGAGGAAGTTCAGTCTGTGACCTGAATTTCGTGGGGCCAAATGCCTTGCAGATTTTCCGCGAATGCGATCATAAAGCAGTTTAAATGCAATGGCCCTATTAAAGCTTCGCGTTACACCGTTGACTacccgcggctgcggggcGTCCACAGTTTTTAATCGAGCTCGAAACGACGACGGTTTGTGACCTTGGAACAGTTTCGGGGGCTTCTCGTGTCGCCTTTCACCGGGTAAGCGAACGGTAGCCTTCGGAAGGAAATGTAGTGCTCCGGGTCCCATGGCCGTAATACAGCAGAAAAGTAATGGACGGCAAGCTTTGCTCTTCACGCGAGACATTGAAGGAGGTTTCACCTGGTTTTCCAGTCTCAGGCCACGTCGTTCCCAGGAACGAGGTCTGCGGCTGACATCAGTATCCGCTGCGATACCACGACGTTATATGCCGTACATGGTACAGGAACGCAGCGTATATAGAGGCACAATGTCGTGCATTTGAATAACGCAGCAGAAGGACCCTGGCACTCAGGGCCTACTCAGTGGCCCTTCAATCTATTATGAGTCGATTTTCGAATTCGTACGATCGTTCGCGGCTCTTCGTAGCTAGCCACTTTGGTGCAGATCAGCCAGGCTCCGAAAGCTGCAGCCTCGTGGGACCGTTCGGACAGCCCTCGCAGAACTTACCGACGGGCGCCCTACGTTGGGTTGAGAATGCCGAGGGGTACTCGGCCCTGCCAGCGCATGCCTGCAAGGTAGGCTCGTAGAATCCCAAGAGCGCTCAGCTGCCGCGCATGATATTCAAATTGTCTCCTTCCTTTTATCACGGAGGGACGCTCAGTACACGAAGTATATCAAGATCACTGAAGCACCGATAGCTTATATCGTGTATGAGCAAAAGCAACTACTTGTTCTGCGTTCTTGGATGGGCAGTGCTTTACACACGAGGATCTCCCATTCGGTTGTGCGTTGCACATCGCGCTCAGCCGTAGTTAACATAGATGCCGTGTGGAGCGTGCCAGAGGTAAAAATTGTTATACTGTATCATGCAAGTCTTGAAAGGAGACaaagcagcggcagctcaTAGGACCCTCGGTGACGATTAACAGCAGAAGCCGTGCCCGTCATGAAACACAAATCACAGATGGTAAACTGGGGGGAATGCTTAGAGTATTGCCATCTCCTCCTAGAATCACAGAATCAAGCGATAGCTAATTACTCGCTAGTCGACAGCGACTTTCCCAATCTGAGCGTGTATCTCAACCAAGGCAGATAGCGGACGCATTCTCCCAAGAATTGCGCGCGTACAAATCGCTGTGGACTCAGAATAAAAGAGAACTGACTGTTTCCGTCAGACTGGAAGGTAGTTGTAGTACTGTGTTCACACGACCGTGTGGCGGAAGCCAGTGCACCATTTCGGATGCGTTCCAGTGTGTGATGGACCCGCTGGCCATGAGCGTAGAGAGCATCCTAGCACATCCGTGCGGCTACACAGTCGTGTGCAGATCCATATTCACCAGCGCTGAGAAAGGGGTGCTTGGAGGCCCCATCGCGACGACTCTTTGAGCAGGgtgcgaagcagcagcagcatctGGTACTACCCTCATGCGTCGTCCGTCTTCCAGGTGCCGGGGGGCGCGTCAAGGGCTAAGAAGTTGACGGTAGGCCTTTTTCAAGTTCACCCGGTGCGTTTGAGGTGTGGCTCCATCAAGGAACAGTTTAAGGCGGTGAAGAACAGCACGAGGAGCCACACCACCTGCATGCTCGCGAATCGCAAGATAGCGTGGCATGTGCCTTGCAGGGTGCGCCACAATTACTGGTGCGGAACATGGCTTTCTCTGAATCACATAATGCAAGTTCAATCCGATTGGGCTCCAACGTGAGTGGAGGTTTCTCATCGGGCAGAGCTTTTTTTGCATGGCATCAGGACTCGTCCTCCAGGTCGCACCGTGAGGATGCATGCAACATGATCTTGATCGACGCGTGGCAAACACCGGGTGGTTGTTGAGGAGGATCCGACGACATCGTTCTGTAGAATTAAGCGTTCCAAGCACCCGGACAAAACCTCTTCTCATCAACTCGCGTAATGTAGCCCGAGCGAGTCTCGATACCAGAGTCAAGCCGCGACAAATGATACATCTTATTTCCTCCCGAGGGACGCTGGAGGCCTTCGCACTCAGGAGCCTTGACTGTGTATCCCTACGAATTCAGGCACGATATAGTTATGGGTAGTGGAGGCGAGCCCGCTTCGTTGAGTGTGCGCAGGCACTCTGGTGAGCGGACGTGTCCGGCCCATAGTAGCCAGATTAGGCGTGGACGGTGTCTGACTGGGAAGGCGGTTGCCCTGCTGAGATTGCATACGCATTCGTCTTCTTCCATTTTCTTAAAGCTGTTAAGTGCAACCTCTTCGTCCATCCACTAGGTGGACCAGGCACGAAGAGTCCGAAAGGCACTTTGCTCCTCGCCCCATGAGTAAAAACCCATTAGACGACATTCGCTCCTCACAATGGCAAATCGAGACTGTGTGCGAACGAACTGGAACAAGGAAACCGATGGCCCCATGCGTtcggagacgaaggcgctgaTGCGAGACGGCAGAAGGCACGAAAGTTTACGGGATCGCCTGGCTGGAATTCTCAAACATGAGAACCCTGTGGGCATGACGGGTTAGTGATACTATGACCAGctgggggcggagggggaggtggggggcgggggggtaGGAAGAGGGGGGATGAGCACTTGTGTTGAAATATCGAAGCCAACAGCAAGTGATTTCTGAGAGCCCGACCCACTCTGATATCTCCAGCTGTGTCGGAATCGACAACCCCTGATACTGGCGCTCATAGTGCTTGCGTGCCTCCCTGTGTAATATGAGCAGTGCTGGTCATATCAACTCTTAACGTCCTTTTCGCCCTCTTTGGCAACGACTTTCAGCTGGCCTTCTTCGATAAATCGGCAGACAGAGGGTTCCAAATCGGCTTCATCGTGTCCTTCGTACTGTTCCTCGCCGAGATGATCGTCACTGCTCTCATCGAGGAAAACTACAAATGGAGTTTCTTTTTCTGGCTAGACGTTGTTGCTACTGCATCACTCTGCCTCGATGTGCCGTGGATCGTCGATCCTATCTCCGCTTTTCTCTTCGGAGAAAAATCGGCTCCAGATACGGGTGTCCGGGGgtccgcggcgagggcaggAAGAGCCGGCAGAATAGGTACGGCGGGGGCACATGAGGCAAGGAAGTGTATCGCAGGAATGGAGCCATCAGATGGCAGCAGATACGAAAAGGAAAGAGTGGCAGGATTAGTACGAAGAAAGCGCAGCGCAAATGCGTGCGCAGCGCATCCGTATAATTAACCTCGCGGTCGAGTTTCAGTTTCAGGCGGCGCTCAGTTACAGCCGGCACGTATGGATCCCTGACATTGTCTCGAGACTATCCGCTTGCCCAATCGGGTCTCGCACGACACAGACGTGTTAGCACTGAATAGAACGGCCCTCGCCAAGTCAAAGAGTATTTCTGTCTTTGACAACCCAGCTGGCTATTCTTCCGAGTACCCTGAGCTTGTGGCGCCTGCATTTCTGTCTTTGACAACCCAGCTGGCTATTCTTCCGAGTACCCTGAGCTTGTGGCGCCTGTCACCTGGCAGATTCTGTTTGTCCCCTGTCGTCGATTGCAAGGAGCCAGGACCGGCAGAGTTACACGAATTTTACGAATCAACAGAATGATCCGAGTTGTTAAAATGTCCGACGTCTTCGCCTATTTCCAAAAGGGGAAGCAAAGTGACGACGATGCAGCGGACAGCAACGCCGGCATAACTCCTCCTCAGGTCTGCCGCGACAGGATACACTGACGATCTTTTTCACAAATACCTTCACAGCATACATTGATGCCAACTGGCAGTGGACCGAGGAAGACAGTCGCTGGGGATTTGATGGTAGCAGACGCCCAGAGCCCCCTGCTCACCGATCAGAGCACGGCAAGAGAACGCGGTTTCCTTCGTCCGCCTTGGGTCATCTATTCACGTCCAATACTCACGAACTAACTCTCAGGGCGCGCTTAGAGATCGCTGAAAAACGCTCAGCCTTATATTGATTCCAGCACTGCCTCTAGGACGCGAGTTCCGTGCTTCCATTTTTGATGATGTGCCAATGATTCAGGAGGCAAGTCCACAAACAGGACCGGCAAAAGGTCAGAAGGTCGAGGCGAGCAGGTTAAGTAAAACCCTTTCAGATTCGAATACCCGGAAAGTGGTTGTGAGCATCCTGTTGATTTTGACCGTCCAACCACTGTGAGTTTCTCCTCTAGCACATGGGGTTGATCATTGCCAGACAGAAGCGAAAAACTCGGTCTTCTCTCCAACGTGAAACAACTATAATCCGCTTCAAGTGTGCTGCCATTGAATGCTTGCGTCAGGTTAATGCCTGAAGAATTCGACAATACCGCACATGCAGGTCTCCCCATGCTCTTCTATTTTGGTAGCAGCCGTATGCCACAAACgtgcgcggaagacgacccTGATTTTCCGTGTACAAAGCTGAATATTGCTGGCAACAAACGTAAGTCGATCCCCTTCGATCGAAACCATATGGGCCCCGTCCGTTTCATGGTAGTGACAAGTACTTCGCATGATAAAAATGCGGGAACAACTACTGCCGGTTGCTGCCGATGTCCGTGCGGAGGGGACCTGGCTGAAAACAGAGAATCGACTTCCAGTTTCATTCAACTATGCCGCTTGTCTGTCTTCTCCCACCGCCTACGGTGTATTCTACGAGCAGCTGAAAAAGGGTGGCTGACAGCCGAAGGATGGGAGAAGCTACTTTGGGTCTATAAAGAGAGCTATGGTGGGAAATACTTGAGCGGAGAGCCCTTTGAGCGCCATCTTTTGTCCCTTGAGGTGCCTGACCTAGAAGGGGGAGGAAGGGTGAGGGCTCTGGATAAAATAACATCTGCAGATGGTAAGAACTGGATTTCAGAGAGGCAGATAAGCTAACAACCATCACAACCGTCCAGAAATATTTTTAGATTGCTGCTCATCCCGCGGAGGTGCGTGGTAAATGCGCCCCCCGGCGCTGGTATAAACAGACGTCCTGTCCACGAAACTGCTATGGTATCAGCTACTGCCACCCCAAGTGACAGTAGGACTGTTGACATAGCCTGGTCAGACGAACTGTccagtcgcggcggcgcccgtaGGGGTCGCTCTCGCTTTCTTTCAAATCCGTGGTGGCTCAGGCGAATGGGCTTCACAACCTCAGTGCGTAGCCCGTATAGACCCGACTCTGCAAAACTGCCCTTACAGGAGAACAGAGGTAAACTTTACAGAGAATATATCGGTCTTCCCGGGACCCTCTACGTGAATGTAGTATGCCCCACGCCTTATCACATCCGTGACACAGTTGACGGACAGGAGAATTCAATACTGGGAACGTGCCTCATAGGCTTTTGGGGAACTGCTTCATGTCAGCTTTTACATAACATATGCGCACCTGCTGCTTTGATCCCGCAGCTCGAGGAAGTCGCATTCGTACCTGAGGAatgcgcggaagaagactcAGCGTGTATGTATATCTCATCCCGGGCGCTTTTCGAAAATCGAAAGGGCAAGCAGCTGGAGGCAATCCAGCAGATGTTTGTTACGCTACTCATTGTCTTCCTGCTTTGTCTAGGTAAGACATGAGGATCAGGAATAGCGTTTCACGAGCTGCCAGCACACCGGAAACTACCCACACATAAGTGTACGATACATATTTTACCACGTGTGTAGAATTGTAATGGGACCGTAACATGAGTCACTATTCCTGAACCACTGGTCTCTTCTTGGTGCCATCCGGGTTTTTAGGCTCCTTTCTGTTCAGCTCTTTCACACATATCCTTGTTATCGAGCCTATTGAAAAGATGGTCCAGATCATCAAGCAACTCGCGCGAGATCCCCTAAAAAGGCCGCAGGTCACTGACAGTGAAGATGCGACGACGTCGAAGAATAACAGGAATGAGAGCAAGGTATGTAACTCTTACACAACATGCTCTCGATAACGACGCATCGTGGGGTTACGCCAATGCTTACTTTTGGTTCATCATGGCCGTGCGAACCCGTTTGATGACAAGTATAGTTTGTGAGTGTAAATGGGAGACCTGAGCGCTAGACTGCGAATACGGGCGAGAACGGGAAGGGGGCTACTTGCACGGGACGGGTCATATTGGGCTGTACATGGAGGCACCACATAAAAAGAGGCAGCTATCCTCTTGCTGCAACTGCCGGCTCGCAAGGCAGTCTTCAGCAGATAAGGGCTTGCAACGTAAGAGTATTTGACGCCTGCGGCTTTGTACCCTGCCTGCAGCTTGAAACGAGTATGCTGGAAAATACAATCTTGAAGATAGGAGGCCTCATGCAGGTGGGGTGTTACTCTATCGACACCAGTAGCTGGAGATCAAGTCTCTCGGTGCAGGCAGCCGATAATCGAATGCGGAGGGTCATTGATTTGCAGGAAGTGGGAAGAACGTTTCCCAGCTACAGAGCATGAACGTCAACTCGACgttatgtatatatatatatatatatatatatatgtaactTATGCACGCTACAGATGGCCCCAATTTACAGGGCTTATTTCAGGAGCCTGTGCATCATCGCCGTGATCTGATTGAATAACGCGTGTGGTTTGATCGCAGCTTGGTTTCGGTCAGGCAGGGGCGGAGATAATTGCGCAAAATATGTCATCTGAAGGCGGAAGCCTTGACTTGCTCATTCCGGGACGGAAAGTTCATGGTGTGTTTGGCTTTGCCGACATTGTCAATTTCGAAGATATTACTGAGTGTCTCTCCGAAGAAGTACGTCCATTTCCAGCTCTCCTTCGAATGAGCATCCCGGGTCCACGGCCACGGGGCTGCACTTTCGAGAGTGAATTTCCCTCCTAATGAGACGTCAGGAGTGCTGTTGTGGTGGAGTCCGACTCACATTGTACAGGTCATGGTCTTTGTCAACAAAATTGCTCGAATAGTTCACCACTGTGTCAACGAGTGGGGAGGAACGACCAACAAGAATATCGGCGACTCCTTCTTTGTTGTGTGGCTAgtggaggacgaagaagagcgggATGCGGTAGGCCATTCCTCCAAATACAGATGAGTCGGAGACCGGGCTGCGGAGCGGATAGCTCATGCCTTACCTTTTTGCTCTTAACGTTTGTGCTTCCAAATAGCAGGCTGATAGCatgtcgctcgcgcgcacgTCGGTTTTAGGCTTTGGCAAGAGCTCGCAGACAGATACAGCTCTCAAAAAGGTGAAAGAGTTATGCAACAAGTCGCTCTTCGCATTTTTAAAGATACTTGGTGAGCAAGACCTGTTATGAATGACCTCCAGCTTCTGCAGAAAGGCTTTAAAAAAAAGACAACGTGAATATCACCTGCTTGTGTGCGTCTGTGTgtatgtgcgtgtgtgtgtgcaccGCTTTTCCGCGTGTTTGACTGATAGCTGAATTTTGTCGAGCGTCGGACCTAGCAGCGTACGCTAAACACCCGAAGATCATTCCTCGTTTTGGCGCTGGGTACAGCGTGCATCTGAACCTGGGGCTCCACTGTGGTTGGGCAATACAAGGTGCGTGCCCCCGACCAAGCCACCTGGGGTCGGAAACTAGCGCAGCGTGACGCGGCAAAAACGAGGCGTCGAGGAAAGGCATCCGCCTGTAGGACGGTGGTAAACAACAGGATTCTCGTGTGTGGAAGGTTTTCAGGGGTCGTCGGATCAAAGTTCAAGATTGACGCCTCATATTTCTCTCCACACGTAAACATGGCAGCACGCCTACTGAGTGCTACAAGGCACTTCGGCGTAAACATCTTGT contains:
- a CDS encoding transporter, major facilitator family protein (encoded by transcript BESB_010610), whose product is MERGEREVLDLPLPREGETARLAGDGLYAEDFHRFSAKASSPSCSGRVAHPYGCPYEEEEDSSAAPNEALGFEASIDGDSVEGDAHLRQCSSAFPGVVIAAAVSHASQRPATSDGSGGGSASPDRDSPTGDETRSFFAAPVASPGRYPLSETAHAPVGVRVTASSGTGVTRQQERGEHPPESCPSPQLHQPGFCASVGALKGQSATASHDSHMHINPGFTAQHPPATFSSSVVAPCLYGHPCETGCPGAAAVSSHAVYAMECASEWKHDSFAPVALGVDETEFAHVAPGARIPAASDSYGARRSSWRTRGGGHAREAGLVTRVSSRETDFGVEGPSSRREISAARAAAATVARVALRVAARVATVGETLHGHWRRLTRSPGGFNGVESGDDDEEEEFNAETDGMTSDDSQGYPSQQKGGAGRRGEKGNGGVGSGRGRRPIFSKKGGDWTALGDSEEAQTPLGSESTKYEVWKCIGVEQTIAGAHPRENQRLCSLVFALIFLLEVFVNFDCGAVPASLSQIAVDFRLSTTWQGLVGALPYVGLTLASPCVGRLLAVYHPKLVIISTMALNVVAMLLLIVTYALPSSMHSLPADATHSPSEDEASSTLTTVLDVAASPSSGEEGSRYLFSSLPSFPSFNVHDLSPSAWLLLSSRFFVGLTQAAFVIYAPVWVDEFAPPQYAALWMGIVQGAAVVGVTIGYLVTAFLCIYLLLDWRWAFLLQAVVVLALVAAIWELPSESIDASSKLHAAEQDEDEDNELGEAELVAGALTAREDEASAASPRLKSVVASGRSPDAAREASRSAALRQAAAAAASESCAARELTPQFPLGGYHAQPTHELSYTAEADVDWMHDSDDEQESYRGSSGGAEKKTAFVGERSGGRSAGVPGSSSRRDRLRTGDALGRNSRSATGGKGQLGNAARTLCSSGGGTAYSELELPQGMAAIYAQHGSNDAAKQRFGAIRPSGVSTCEDLRHSGSIRVLMVAEQDALRDRDDAGRSPRSTEARASQRTKRNRPAGKALTTWAMMKRLASNPLYILPVFTLSALLFVVTGVQFWGTVHLTSNLQLAPSIAMLAFAAVAASAPTAGVIGGGIMVDRLGGYKTIDAKVKTLHACLAAAAAAVFFGFMGAMTTDALTFVLSLWFLLCFGAALLPPLTGLQIASVDTALRTFASGLSMFTYNICGYALGTFLPGAVMDFAQQGDVVGMRLILFWSLFGLVGVLVTTLFARRMREQLPVVGSSSATPHQEASATPTFAVSGISNGREDV
- a CDS encoding adenylate and guanylate cyclase catalytic domain-containing protein (encoded by transcript BESB_010620), which gives rise to MANRDCVRTNWNKETDGPMRSETKALMRDGRRHESLRDRLAGILKHENPVGMTVLVISTLNVLFALFGNDFQLAFFDKSADRGFQIGFIVSFVLFLAEMIVTALIEENYKWSFFFWLDVVATASLCLDVPWIVDPISAFLFGEKSAPDTGVRGSAARAGRAGRIGGKSTNRTGKSGSEKGWLTAEGWEKLLWVYKESYGGKYLSGEPFERHLLSLEVPDLEGGGRVRALDKITSADGSFLFSSFTHILVIEPIEKMVQIIKQLARDPLKRPQVTDSEDATTSKNNRNESKLETSMLENTILKIGGLMQLGFGQAGAEIIAQNMSSEGGSLDLLIPGRKVHGVFGFADIVNFEDITECLSEEVMVFVNKIARIVHHCVNEWGGTTNKNIGDSFFVVWLVEDEEERDAADSMSLARTSVLGFGKSSQTDTALKKVKELCNKSLFAFLKILAEFCRASDLAAYAKHPKIIPRFGAGYSVHLNLGLHCGWAIQGVVGSKFKIDASYFSPHVNMAARLLSATRHFGVNILFSDTFHANLCTQAQSRCRQVDSVVLKGTHSPVKIFTFDNIRNAFEGSQVDPPKLGNFHPPDDVLEASENIDWMFMVDQDIAMMQRGITVEFQAMWRQALENYLRGEWNKAEEFARKCLMMMPDDGPSSHLLSFLKSFDGVPPADWQGYRHLKMK